GATAGGAGACTTTGCTGGCCTTACTCCATATGCAGATGACACGTTAGAGCTAAAAGGAGAACCTTCTCCAGCAGTGGCAGCTAAAATCTTACAGATCTTTGCGGAATTTAAGGGAAAATAGTGTAGAAGGAGGTCTGAACCTCCTTTTGTAGTATAATGGAGTGAGAGGGAAAAAACGATGAAAGTGATTGATCAAGATTTATTAGAAAAAATCATTATTGAACGTTCTCGTACCAGTCATAAAGGAGACTATGGCCGTCTGCTCTTGCTTGGTGGGACCTATCCTTATGGTGGAGCCATCATCATGGCTGCCTTGGCAGCAGTCAAAAGTGGGGCAGGGTTGGTGACTGTTGGCACGGATAAGGAGAATATTTCGGCTCTGCACAGTCATTTACCTGAGGCCATGGCATTTTCTCTTCAAGACCAGCAATTGTTAAAAGAACAGTTGGAAAAGGCAGAAGTTGTCTTGTTAGGTCCGGGTTTGCGAGAGGATGCATTCGGAGAAGAAATCATAAAACGGGTCTGTGACAGCCTTAGAAAAGACCAGGTTTTGATTGCAGATGGCGGTGCTTTGGGCATCTTAGCAAAAGGCCAGTTACCATTTCCTTCCAGTCAGCTCATCCTAACTCCCCACCAAAAGGAATGGGAAAGACTGTCTGGTATAGTTCTTGACCATCAAAATACAGAGACGACTACTAGGGCTCTTTCTGATTTTCCTCAAGGAACGATTTTAGTTGAGAAAGGTCCGGCAACTCGTATCTGGCAAGTCGGTCAGCCTGAATATTATCAGTTACAGGTTGGAGGCCCCTATCAAGCAACTGGTGGAATGGGAGATACACTTGCTGGAATCATTGCAGGTTTTGCAGGTCAGTTTGACCAAGTCAGCCTCTATGAGAGGGTAGTGGTAGCAACCCACCTTCATTCAGCTATCGCGCAAGAACTTGCTCAAGAAAACTACCTTGTCTTGCCAACAGAAATTAGCAAGGCTCTTCCGAAAACAATGAAAAAAATATCTCAAAAAGGCAGCTAATACCTTAGTTGTCTTTTTATGTTGATGTAGCTTTGTTGATAAGGTTTTCAAATACCTCAGAACCAGGAATCAACTGCTGAACTTGCGTGAAATTCTCACTTTTAAGGTCTGGGTTTTTACTCAAACTCACAAGGAAAGTGAGATTGTTATCAAAGTTGAGGGGTGTCAAATCATGCTTTTTTTGATATAATTTTTAATGATGAATGCGAGAAATGATCGGTATGTGGTCGTTGATTTAGAGGCGACCAGCACTGGAAGCAAGGCAAAAATTATTCAAGTAGGCATTGTGGTGATTGAGAATGGTGAAATCATCGATCAGTATGCGACCGATGTCAATCCCCATGAACCCTTGGATTCTCATATCAAAGAATTAACGGGTCTAACCGATCAGCGTTTGGCTGCGGCACCAGAGTTTTCTCAGGTGGCCGGAAAAATTTTTGAATTGGTTAAGGACGGTATTTTTGTTGCGCACAATGTACAGTTTGATGCCAACCTTCTTGCGGAATTTCTCTTTTTTGAAGGATATGAATTGCGCACCCCGCGGGTGGATACTGTTGAGTTAGCCCAAGTTCTATATCCTCAATTTGAAAAGTACAATCTAGGTATTCTTTGTCAAGAGTTGGGCATTGAGCTGGAACATGCCCATACTGCCCTGTCAGATGCTCAAGCAACAGCTGAACTCTTGCTTTACATGCGTCAAAAACTTTTTGAGCTACCTAAAGGGCTTTTAGAAAGCTTATTAAACCTTGCAGACAACCTTCTCTATGAAAGTTATCTGGTGATTGAGGAGGTCTATCAGCAACAATCTCTCTTGTCTTCGCCAGACTTGATGGAACTTCATGGGCTTTTCCTCAAAAAGGAAAGCAAAGCCTTAGTCCCACGAAAGTTATCCAAAGATTTTGATAAAAATATTTCTTTATTGGGGCTGGAGGAGCGACCGCAACAGTTGGAATTTGCGGAGAAGATTGAGCAATTATTGGAAGAACACCAGACTTCCTTTATCCAAGCTCAAACGGGACTGGGCAAGACTTATGGTTATCTCCTCCCAGTTTTGAACTTGGAGAGTCAAGCAGGTATCCTAGTGAGTGTTCCGACCAAAATTCTTCAAAATCAAATCATGCAAGAAGAAGGTCAGCGATTAAAAGAGGTTTTCCATATGGAGATTCATAGTCTCAAGGGGCCTCAAAATTACTTGAAATTGGATGCTTTTCACCAAGTCCTCCATCGGCCGGAGTCCAATCGTCTATTTACTCGATTTAAAATGCAACTGCTTATCTGGCTAACAGAGACAGAGATAGGTGACTTGGACGAAATCGGTCAACTTTATCGCTATCAGCATTTTCTACCAGAACTAGTCCACGATGGCAAGCTTTCAAAGAAAAGTTTATTTGCTACAGAGGATTTTTGGAAACGAGGGCAGGAAAAGGCCAAGACCAGTCGTGTTCTTCTGACCAATCATGCCTATCTGGTCACTCGTTTGGAAGACAATCCAGAGTTTGTCGACAATCGTTTGGTGATTTTGGATGAAGCTCAAAAAATGCTGTTAGCTCTCGAAAATCTAGCCCAGCAGGCTTATCGCCTTGAGGAACTTGTAACCCAAATTGAAAAGTCCTTGGAGTCAGAGGAAGATTTGGTTCAGAAACGTTTGCTTGAGAGTATCGGCTTTGAATGTCGTTACTTGATGGAGCACTATCAGTCAGGTCTGAAGAATGGAAAGTGGTTGGATTCTCTCGAACACTTGCGCCAGCATTTTTCGGAGTTAGCTCTCCCAGAGTATCGAGAACTTGCAAACTTTTTCACCTCGGACCGTGAATTTTGGCTTGCTACAGCAGAGAAATCGAGCAAGGATGTCTTGATTTGTTCAAGTAAAAAAGGCCGCTTTATACTAGCAGACTTATTGCCAGAAGATTGCAGGCTCCTAGGAGTATCGGCTACTCTTGAAATCAGCAATCGGGTTTCCTTAGCAGATTTATTGGGATTTCCGGATGCTCCACTTGTTAGGCTTGATGTAGCAAAACAGGAGCAACAAGAAGTCTTTCTAGTCAATGATTTTCCTCTTGTGACAGAAGTTTCGCCTGTTGACTATGCTAGTGAAGTGGCTTCTGTTATCCGAAGGTTACAAGCCTTTCAAAAACCCATACTGGTCTTGTTTACCTCAAAAGAGATGTTGCTGGCAGTTTCAGACCTGCTCGACCAACCGCATCTAGCTCAGTATAAAAATGGGGAACCTAGCCAACTGAAAAAACGTTTTGAAAAAGGCGAACGTCAGATCTTGCTTGGAACAGGTAGTTTCTGGGAAGGGGTTGATTTTTCAACCCATCCTTGCGTGATTCAAGTGATTCCGAGATTGCCTTTCCAAAACCCCCAAGAACCCTTAACCAAAAAATTAAACCAAGAACTGCGTCAAGAAGGAAAAAATCCTTTCTATGATTATCAGTTGCCGATGACTATCATTCGGCTAAAACAAGCCCTGGGTCGTACTGTTAGACGGCCCAACCAAGGTTCGGTTGCTGTAATCTTAGACAGTCGTGTTGTCAGCAAGCGTTACGGCAAACAAATCGCTCAGACCTTGTCAAAAGAAAGGACTGTTCAGGTTCTTTCTAGAGACCAGCTAGAGTCTGCTGTAGCTGATTTTCTCCAATCCCGTCGCAATAGAATGAAAGAAAAATCCAAGAAAGAGAAGAGGTAAAAAATATGAAACGTTCCTTCGACTCTCGAGTCGATTATAGCCTTCTCCTACCAGTGTTTTGTTTACTGGTGATTGGAGTAGTGGCCATTTATATAGCAGTTAGTCATGACTATCCAAATAATGTACTTCCAATACTAGGCCAGCAAATCGCTTGGATTTCCTTGGGCCTTGTCATTGGTTTTGTGGTCATGTTCTTCAATACCGAGTTTTTATGGAAGGTGACTCCCTATCTTTATGGTCTAGGGCTAGCTTTGATGGTCCTACCTCTTGTTTTCTACAATCCGAGTTTGGTAGCTTCTACAGGTGCCAAGAACTGGGTATCGATTGGTGGAACGACACTCTTTCAGCCATCGGAGTTCATGAAGATTTCCTATATCTTGATGTTGGCTCGAGTCATCGTACAATTCACGCAAAAACACAAGGAATGGCGACGGACTATTCCCTTGGATTTCCTATTGATTGGTTGGATGATCGCCTTTACCATCCCAGTCTTGATCCTCTTAGCCCTACAAAGTGACTTGGGGACTGCCTTGGTCTTTGTAGCTATTTTTGCAGGTATGGTTCTCCTTTCAGGTGTTTCGTGGAAGATTATCATTCCGGTCTTTGCGACAGGAGTGACTGCAGTTGCAGGCTTCATGGCCATCTTTATAAGCAAGGATGGACGTGCCTTCTTGCATCAGATTGGAATGCCAACCTACCAGATCAACCGCATCTTGGCTTGGCTCAATCCCTTTGACTTCGCGCAAACAACGACTTATCAACAGGCGCAGGGACAAATTGCGATTGGAAGTGGTGGCTTGTTTGGGCAAGGTTTCAATGTGTCCAATCTCCTCATTCCAGTACGTGAGAGTGATATGATTTTCACGGTGATTGCTGAGGATTTTGGCTTCATTGGTTCGGTCTTTGTCGTTGCCTTGTACTTACTTCTCATCTATCGGATGTTGAAGATTACTCTCAGGTCAAATAACCAGTTCTACACCTACATTTCGACTGGTTTTATCATGATGTTGCTTTTCCATATCTTTGAAAATATCGGTGCCGTGACAGGCTTACTTCCTTTGACAGGGATTCCTCTACCTTTCATCTCTCAAGGGGGCTCTGCAATTATTAGCAACCTCATCGGTGTCGGTCTCCTCTTGTCTATGAGTTACCAGACAAACCTAGCGGAGGAGAAAAGTGGAAAAGTTCCATTCAAACGAAAGAAAGTCGTCCTAAAACAAATCAAATAAGGAGGCCACTATGGCAAAAGTAGCAGTTATTTTAGCCCAGGGTTTTGAAGAAATCGAAGCCTTGACAGTAGTCGATGTCTTACGTCGAGCAAACATTTCTTGTGATATGGTAGGATTTGAAGAGCAGGTGGCAGGATCACATGGCATTCAGGTAAAAGCCGACCGTATCTTTGATGGTGATTTGTCCGACTATGACTTGGTCGTTCTTCCAGGTGGCATGCCAGGCTCAGCTCACCTACGGGATAATCCAGCCCTCATTTCTGAGATTCAAGCCTTTAATCGAGCAGGAAAGAAAATTGCTGCCATCTGTGCAGCCCCAATCGCTCTTCATCAAGCAGGTGCCCTGAAAGACAAGCACTTCACCTGTTATGACGGTGTTCAGGAGAACATCAGTGATGGAATTTATCAAAAGCAAACAGTGGTTGTGGATGGCAATCTAACAACTAGCCGAGGACCGTCAACCGCACTTGCCTTTGCCTATGAGTTGGTAGAGCAATTGGGAGGAGATGCTGGAAGTTTACGAGACGGCATGCTCTATCGAGATGTCTTTGGAAATCAACAGTAAGACGAGAGTTCGGCTCTCGTTTTTGCTTGGAAAAATCTAGGAAATCATCGCTTTTTTCGTAAAAAAATGGTATAATGAACGGTATGAAATATCGTGACTATATATGGGATTTAGGTGGTACCCTATTGGATAATTATGAGACTTCTACAGCGGCCTTTGTAGAGACCTTAGCCCAATACGGAATAGAGCAAGAACACGACCGTGTTTACGAAGCCTTAAAGGTTTCGACAGCTTTTGCCATTGAGAAGTTTGCCCCAGACATCGAGAATTTTTTAGAAAACTACAAAGATAATGAAGCGCGTGAGCTAGAGTATCCAGTTTTGTTTGAAGGGATTCCAGAACTACTCAAAGACATTTCTGACAAGGGTGGCCGTCATTTCTTAGTTTCTCATCGAAATGACCAAGTTCTAGAACTTCTTGCAAAGACTCAGATAGCTGACTATTTCACAGAAGTCGTGACTGCTAGTTCCGGTTTCAAACGAAAACCAGATCCTGAGTCTATGATTTATTTACGTGATAAATATCATATCTCATCCGGTTTGGTCATTGGAGACAGGAATATTGATGTAGAAGCAGGGAAAGCTGCCGGCTTAGATGCCTATCTTTTTAAAAACGTTGTGACACTGAGACAAGCAATAGACATGTAAGAAAAGGGAAAAAATGACAGAAAAAATCAAAAATCAACAGGCACAGGATTATGATGCCAGCCAAATTCAAGTTTTGGAGGGGTTGGAAGCCGTTCGTATGCGTCCAGGTATGTATATTGGATCGACTTCAAAAGAAGGCCTTCACCATCTAGTCTGGGAAATCGTTGATAATTCAATTGATGAAGCCCTAGCAGGATTTGCCAGCCATATCCAAGTCCTTATTGAGCCAGATAATTCCATCACCGTTGTGGATGATGGACGTGGTATTCCTGTTGACATTCAAGAAAAGACAGGACGTCCTGCTGTTGAGACCGTCTTTACTGTTCTTCACGCTGGAGGAAAATTCGGCGGTGGCGGGTACAAGGTATCAGGTGGATTGCACGGTGTGGGTTCATCAGTAGTAAATGCCCTTTCAACTCAACTAGATGTTCGGGTTCATAAAAACGGAAAAATTTATTATCAAGAATACCACCGTGGGAATGTCGTTGCTGATCTTGAAGTGGTTGGAGATACGGATAGAACCGGAACAACAGTTCACTTCACGCCGGATCCAGAGATTTTTACAGAAACAACGACCTTTGACTTTGACAAATTAAATAAGCGTATTCAAGAACTAGCCTTTTTGAACCGAGGTCTTCGAATCTCCATCACAGATAAGCGTGAAGGTCTCGAACAGACTAAACATTACCACTATGAGGGCGGGATTGCTAGCTATGTTGAATATATCAACGAGAACAAGGATGTTATCTTTGATACACCAATCTACACAGACGGTGAGATGGATGATATCACAGTTGAAGTAGCCATGCAGTACACAACCGGTTACCACGAAAACGTCATGAGTTTCGCCAATAACATTCACACCCATGAAGGTGGTACGCATGAGCAAGGTTTCCGTACAGCGCTGACGCGTGTTATCAATGATTATGCTCGCAAGAATAAGCTACTAAAAGACAATGAAGACAACCTAACAGGGGAAGATGTCCGTGAAGGCTTGACTGCTGTGATCTCTGTCAAGCATCCAAACCCGCAGTTTGAAGGACAAACCAAGACCAAACTGGGCAATAGTGAAGTGGTTAAGATCACCAATCGCCTTTTCAGCGATGCCTTCTCTGATTTTCTCATGGAAAATCCACAGATTGCCAAACGCATCGTGGAAAAAGGAATTTTGGCTGCCAAAGCTCGTGTGGCTGCCAAGCGTGCACGTGAAGTCACTCGTAAAAAATCTGGTTTGGAAATTTCCAATCTTCCTGGAAAACTAGCAGACTGTTCTTCAAACAACCCTGCTGAAACCGAACTCTTCATCGTCGAAGGAGACTCAGCTGGTGGATCAGCTAAATCTGGTCGTAACCGTGAATTCCAAGCTATCTTGCCAATTCGTGGTAAGATCTTGAACGTTGAAAAAGCCAGCATGGATAAAATTCTTGCTAACGAAGAAATTCGGAGTCTCTTCACAGCCATGGGGACAGGCTTTGGGGCAGAATTTGATGTCACTAAGGCTCGTTACCAAAAACTCGTTTTGATGACCGATGCCGATGTTGATGGTGCCCACATTCGAACCCTCTTACTGACTCTGATTTACCGCTACATGAAGCCAATCCTAGAAGCTGGTTATGTTTATATTGCCCAACCACCGATTTATGGGGTTAAAGTCGGAAGTGAGATTAAAGAATACATCCAGCCGGGTACAGATCAAGAAATTAAACTCCAAGAAGCCTTAGCACGTCATAGTGAAGGGCGCTCAAAGCCAACTATCCAACGTTATAAGGGATTAGGAGAAATGGATGACCACCAATTGTGGGAAACAACCATGGATCCAGAACATCGCTTGATGGCGCGTGTTTCAGTAGATGATGCTGCTGAAGCAGATAGAATCTTTGATATGTTGATGGGCGATCGGGTAGAGCCTCGTCGCGAATTTATCGAAGAAAACGCTGTTTACAGTACACTTGACGTCTAAAAAATGTGGGAAATAGTTCCCTTGGTTTAAAAAATATGATATAATCATTACGATTGTTTCTAGTATAAAAGGAGTTTGATATGTCTAATGGACAACTAATTTATCTAATGGTTGCGATTGCGATCATTTTGATTTTAGCTTATGTAACAGCCATTTTTCTACGTAAGCGTAATGTAAGCAGATTAACGGCGCTTGAAGAAAGAAAAGAAGAACTCTACAATCTTCCTGTAAATGATGAGGTTGAAGCCGTTAAAAATATGCACTTGATTGGTCAAAGTCAGGTAACCTTTCGTGAATGGAATCAAAAATGGGTTGATTTATCTCTGAACTCATTTGCAGACATCGAAAATCACCTCTTTGAAGCTGAAAACTACAATAATTCTTTCCGTTTCTTTAAAGCAGCTCACAAGATTGATCAAATTGAAAGCCAGATTAGTTTGATTGAAGAGGATATCGCAGCTATTCGCAATGCCCTTTCTGAACTCGAAAAGCAAGAATCTAAGAACAGTGGTCGTGTCCTACATGCTTTGGACTTGTTTGAAACCCTTCAACATACCGTTGCAGAAGATTCAGAGAAATATGGAAAAGCTCTTCCTGAGAT
This genomic interval from Streptococcus oralis subsp. tigurinus contains the following:
- a CDS encoding NAD(P)H-hydrate dehydratase, whose protein sequence is MKVIDQDLLEKIIIERSRTSHKGDYGRLLLLGGTYPYGGAIIMAALAAVKSGAGLVTVGTDKENISALHSHLPEAMAFSLQDQQLLKEQLEKAEVVLLGPGLREDAFGEEIIKRVCDSLRKDQVLIADGGALGILAKGQLPFPSSQLILTPHQKEWERLSGIVLDHQNTETTTRALSDFPQGTILVEKGPATRIWQVGQPEYYQLQVGGPYQATGGMGDTLAGIIAGFAGQFDQVSLYERVVVATHLHSAIAQELAQENYLVLPTEISKALPKTMKKISQKGS
- a CDS encoding bifunctional DnaQ family exonuclease/ATP-dependent helicase encodes the protein MNARNDRYVVVDLEATSTGSKAKIIQVGIVVIENGEIIDQYATDVNPHEPLDSHIKELTGLTDQRLAAAPEFSQVAGKIFELVKDGIFVAHNVQFDANLLAEFLFFEGYELRTPRVDTVELAQVLYPQFEKYNLGILCQELGIELEHAHTALSDAQATAELLLYMRQKLFELPKGLLESLLNLADNLLYESYLVIEEVYQQQSLLSSPDLMELHGLFLKKESKALVPRKLSKDFDKNISLLGLEERPQQLEFAEKIEQLLEEHQTSFIQAQTGLGKTYGYLLPVLNLESQAGILVSVPTKILQNQIMQEEGQRLKEVFHMEIHSLKGPQNYLKLDAFHQVLHRPESNRLFTRFKMQLLIWLTETEIGDLDEIGQLYRYQHFLPELVHDGKLSKKSLFATEDFWKRGQEKAKTSRVLLTNHAYLVTRLEDNPEFVDNRLVILDEAQKMLLALENLAQQAYRLEELVTQIEKSLESEEDLVQKRLLESIGFECRYLMEHYQSGLKNGKWLDSLEHLRQHFSELALPEYRELANFFTSDREFWLATAEKSSKDVLICSSKKGRFILADLLPEDCRLLGVSATLEISNRVSLADLLGFPDAPLVRLDVAKQEQQEVFLVNDFPLVTEVSPVDYASEVASVIRRLQAFQKPILVLFTSKEMLLAVSDLLDQPHLAQYKNGEPSQLKKRFEKGERQILLGTGSFWEGVDFSTHPCVIQVIPRLPFQNPQEPLTKKLNQELRQEGKNPFYDYQLPMTIIRLKQALGRTVRRPNQGSVAVILDSRVVSKRYGKQIAQTLSKERTVQVLSRDQLESAVADFLQSRRNRMKEKSKKEKR
- a CDS encoding FtsW/RodA/SpoVE family cell cycle protein, encoding MKRSFDSRVDYSLLLPVFCLLVIGVVAIYIAVSHDYPNNVLPILGQQIAWISLGLVIGFVVMFFNTEFLWKVTPYLYGLGLALMVLPLVFYNPSLVASTGAKNWVSIGGTTLFQPSEFMKISYILMLARVIVQFTQKHKEWRRTIPLDFLLIGWMIAFTIPVLILLALQSDLGTALVFVAIFAGMVLLSGVSWKIIIPVFATGVTAVAGFMAIFISKDGRAFLHQIGMPTYQINRILAWLNPFDFAQTTTYQQAQGQIAIGSGGLFGQGFNVSNLLIPVRESDMIFTVIAEDFGFIGSVFVVALYLLLIYRMLKITLRSNNQFYTYISTGFIMMLLFHIFENIGAVTGLLPLTGIPLPFISQGGSAIISNLIGVGLLLSMSYQTNLAEEKSGKVPFKRKKVVLKQIK
- a CDS encoding DJ-1 family glyoxalase III — protein: MAKVAVILAQGFEEIEALTVVDVLRRANISCDMVGFEEQVAGSHGIQVKADRIFDGDLSDYDLVVLPGGMPGSAHLRDNPALISEIQAFNRAGKKIAAICAAPIALHQAGALKDKHFTCYDGVQENISDGIYQKQTVVVDGNLTTSRGPSTALAFAYELVEQLGGDAGSLRDGMLYRDVFGNQQ
- a CDS encoding HAD-IA family hydrolase yields the protein MKYRDYIWDLGGTLLDNYETSTAAFVETLAQYGIEQEHDRVYEALKVSTAFAIEKFAPDIENFLENYKDNEARELEYPVLFEGIPELLKDISDKGGRHFLVSHRNDQVLELLAKTQIADYFTEVVTASSGFKRKPDPESMIYLRDKYHISSGLVIGDRNIDVEAGKAAGLDAYLFKNVVTLRQAIDM
- the gyrB gene encoding DNA topoisomerase (ATP-hydrolyzing) subunit B; the protein is MTEKIKNQQAQDYDASQIQVLEGLEAVRMRPGMYIGSTSKEGLHHLVWEIVDNSIDEALAGFASHIQVLIEPDNSITVVDDGRGIPVDIQEKTGRPAVETVFTVLHAGGKFGGGGYKVSGGLHGVGSSVVNALSTQLDVRVHKNGKIYYQEYHRGNVVADLEVVGDTDRTGTTVHFTPDPEIFTETTTFDFDKLNKRIQELAFLNRGLRISITDKREGLEQTKHYHYEGGIASYVEYINENKDVIFDTPIYTDGEMDDITVEVAMQYTTGYHENVMSFANNIHTHEGGTHEQGFRTALTRVINDYARKNKLLKDNEDNLTGEDVREGLTAVISVKHPNPQFEGQTKTKLGNSEVVKITNRLFSDAFSDFLMENPQIAKRIVEKGILAAKARVAAKRAREVTRKKSGLEISNLPGKLADCSSNNPAETELFIVEGDSAGGSAKSGRNREFQAILPIRGKILNVEKASMDKILANEEIRSLFTAMGTGFGAEFDVTKARYQKLVLMTDADVDGAHIRTLLLTLIYRYMKPILEAGYVYIAQPPIYGVKVGSEIKEYIQPGTDQEIKLQEALARHSEGRSKPTIQRYKGLGEMDDHQLWETTMDPEHRLMARVSVDDAAEADRIFDMLMGDRVEPRREFIEENAVYSTLDV